A genome region from Proteus vulgaris includes the following:
- the fkpB gene encoding FKBP-type peptidyl-prolyl cis-trans isomerase, which yields MVMQVLNDSAVLLNFTLKLADGSVAESTQAHGKPALFRLGDDSLSPALEAELLGLSIGDKKTFTLAGEHLFGKYNPDLIQYFMPSDFTESGVPEAGTIMLFTAMNGSEMPGIVRNVTEDSVTVDFNHPLASEEVTFDIEVVSINPEEETTHANIAG from the coding sequence ATGGTTATGCAGGTACTCAACGACAGCGCAGTGTTGCTGAATTTCACTTTAAAGTTAGCTGATGGTTCTGTTGCTGAATCTACACAAGCACATGGTAAACCCGCCCTTTTTCGTTTAGGTGATGACAGTTTATCGCCAGCTTTAGAAGCTGAATTATTGGGATTATCAATAGGGGATAAAAAAACCTTTACGCTTGCGGGTGAACATCTTTTTGGTAAATACAATCCTGACTTGATCCAATACTTTATGCCTTCTGACTTTACAGAGTCTGGTGTGCCTGAGGCGGGTACTATCATGCTATTTACAGCGATGAATGGCAGCGAAATGCCAGGCATTGTAAGAAATGTTACTGAAGACTCTGTCACCGTTGATTTTAACCATCCGTTAGCGTCAGAAGAAGTGACATTTGATATTGAAGTTGTCAGCATCAATCCTGAGGAGGAAACAACACATGCAAATATTGCTGGCTAA
- the dapB gene encoding 4-hydroxy-tetrahydrodipicolinate reductase: MSAKELRLAVVGAGGRMGRQLIQAISQQEGTVLGAAFERTNSSLIGADAGELAGIGHIGVAITDNLLAQAGEFDVLIDFTRPEGTLSHIAFCVEQKKGMIIGTTGFDDEGKKAIENAAQVIPIVFAANFSVGVNLVLKLLEKAAKVMGSYSDIEIVEAHHRHKVDAPSGTALAMGESIADALGRDLKACAVYERVGHTGERDPQSIGFATIRAGDIVGEHTAIFADIGERVEISHKASSRMTFANGAVKASVWLSDKNSGLYNMKDVLSLEDL, encoded by the coding sequence ATGTCTGCAAAAGAACTTCGTCTTGCTGTTGTTGGTGCGGGTGGTCGTATGGGACGCCAATTAATTCAGGCAATTTCTCAACAAGAAGGAACCGTTTTAGGTGCTGCTTTTGAGCGTACTAATTCTTCATTGATTGGCGCTGATGCCGGAGAATTAGCAGGCATCGGGCATATTGGCGTTGCTATTACGGATAACTTGCTGGCTCAAGCGGGTGAATTTGATGTATTAATTGATTTTACACGCCCAGAAGGAACGCTTTCTCATATTGCATTTTGTGTAGAACAGAAAAAAGGCATGATTATTGGTACGACAGGCTTTGATGATGAAGGTAAAAAAGCGATTGAAAATGCCGCCCAAGTTATTCCTATTGTGTTTGCCGCTAACTTTAGTGTGGGTGTCAATTTAGTGCTTAAATTACTTGAAAAAGCGGCTAAAGTGATGGGATCTTACAGTGATATTGAAATTGTGGAAGCTCATCATCGTCATAAAGTTGATGCACCATCAGGTACTGCATTAGCGATGGGTGAATCCATTGCAGATGCATTAGGTCGTGATCTCAAAGCGTGTGCAGTTTATGAGCGAGTAGGGCATACAGGAGAGCGTGATCCTCAAAGCATTGGTTTTGCAACTATTCGTGCTGGTGATATTGTGGGAGAACACACAGCCATTTTTGCTGATATTGGTGAGCGAGTAGAGATAAGCCATAAGGCTTCTAGCAGAATGACCTTTGCAAATGGTGCTGTTAAGGCTTCTGTTTGGTTAAGTGATAAAAACTCTGGTCTTTATAATATGAAAGATGTTCTTTCTTTAGAGGATTTATAG
- the ileS gene encoding isoleucine--tRNA ligase, which yields MSDYKNTLNLPETGFPMRGDLAKREPEMLSRWYKEGLYQAIRQAKSGKKTFILHDGPPYANGNIHIGHSVNKILKDIIIKSKGLSGFDSPYIPGWDCHGLPIELKVEQIVGKPGEKISAAQFREECRKYAYEQIEAQKKDFIRLGVLGDWEKPYLTMDYKTEANTIRALARIIANGHLLKGAKPVHWCTACGSSLAEAEVEYYDKTSPSIDVRFTAVDPNAVAAKFHAVTDKPISLVIWTTTPWTLPANRAIALNADFNYSLVSFGDECVILAADLVESVMKRIGVTSWGVLGECKGADLELLRFNHPFMGFDVPAILGDHVTLDAGTGAVHTAPGHGPDDFVIGQKYGLEVANPVGPNGCYLAGTYPTLDGIFVFKANDVIVELLKEKGALLHHEVLQHSYPCCWRHKTPVIFRATPQWFIGMDKNGLRQQSLKEIKGVKWIPDWGQARIESMVENRPDWCISRQRTWGTPMSLFVHKETQEPHPRTLELMEEVAKRVEVSGIQAWWDLDIREVLGDEADDYMKTPDTLDVWFDSGSTHSTVVDARPEFHGNSADMYLEGSDQHRGWFMSSLMISTAIKGKAPYREVLTHGFTVDGQGRKMSKSIGNTVSPQDVMDKLGADILRLWVASTDYTGEIAVSDEILKRAADTYRRIRNTARFFLANLNGFDPAKHQVKPEEMVTLDRWAVGRAKAAQADILKHYENYDFHNVIQRLMQFCSVEMGSFYLDIIKDRQYTAKSDSVARRSCQTALFHISEALVRWMAPVMSFTADEIWNELPGERAKYVLTEEWYTDLFGLDASETLNDDYWAELLAVRGEVNKVLEQARTDKQLRGSLEASVTLYADKALADKLNALGNELRFVLLTSQAKVADINEAPETALASDMSGLKIVLNKADGEKCPRCWHYATDIGQVAEHAELCGRCVTNVAGNGEERKFA from the coding sequence ATGAGTGACTATAAAAATACCCTGAACTTACCAGAAACAGGGTTCCCTATGCGCGGGGATTTAGCAAAGCGCGAGCCAGAGATGTTATCACGTTGGTACAAAGAAGGTTTGTATCAAGCAATTCGTCAGGCTAAAAGTGGTAAGAAAACATTTATTTTGCACGATGGCCCTCCATACGCCAACGGCAATATTCATATTGGTCACTCAGTAAACAAAATTCTCAAAGATATTATTATTAAATCCAAAGGGCTGTCAGGCTTTGATTCTCCGTACATTCCAGGATGGGATTGTCACGGATTACCTATCGAACTAAAAGTTGAACAAATCGTAGGTAAACCAGGAGAGAAAATATCTGCAGCACAATTCCGCGAGGAATGCCGTAAATATGCTTATGAGCAAATTGAAGCACAGAAAAAAGATTTTATTCGTTTAGGTGTTCTAGGAGATTGGGAAAAACCTTATCTTACAATGGACTATAAAACTGAAGCGAATACTATCCGTGCATTAGCGCGCATTATCGCAAATGGTCACCTGTTAAAAGGGGCTAAGCCTGTTCACTGGTGTACAGCATGTGGTTCATCATTGGCTGAAGCAGAAGTTGAATATTATGATAAAACTTCACCTTCGATTGATGTGCGTTTTACCGCCGTTGATCCAAACGCAGTTGCTGCCAAATTCCATGCAGTAACAGATAAGCCTATTTCTTTGGTTATCTGGACAACAACGCCTTGGACATTACCTGCTAACCGCGCTATTGCATTAAATGCCGACTTTAATTATTCATTAGTCTCTTTTGGTGATGAATGCGTGATTTTAGCCGCTGATCTTGTTGAAAGCGTAATGAAGCGTATTGGCGTAACGAGCTGGGGCGTTTTAGGTGAATGTAAAGGCGCTGATTTAGAGTTACTGCGCTTTAATCATCCATTTATGGGTTTTGATGTACCTGCAATTTTAGGTGATCACGTTACTTTAGATGCGGGTACAGGTGCTGTTCATACTGCACCAGGTCACGGCCCTGATGACTTCGTTATTGGTCAAAAATACGGTTTAGAAGTTGCTAACCCTGTGGGTCCAAATGGTTGTTATTTAGCAGGTACTTATCCAACATTAGATGGCATTTTTGTTTTTAAAGCGAATGATGTGATCGTTGAACTGCTAAAAGAAAAAGGCGCTCTGTTACATCATGAAGTCTTACAGCATAGCTACCCTTGCTGTTGGAGACATAAAACACCTGTTATTTTCCGTGCCACACCACAATGGTTTATTGGTATGGATAAGAACGGATTACGTCAACAATCATTAAAAGAGATCAAAGGTGTTAAATGGATCCCTGATTGGGGTCAAGCACGTATTGAATCAATGGTTGAAAATCGCCCTGACTGGTGTATTTCTCGTCAACGCACTTGGGGTACGCCAATGTCTCTGTTTGTTCACAAAGAGACTCAAGAGCCACATCCACGTACATTAGAATTGATGGAAGAAGTCGCTAAACGTGTTGAAGTGAGTGGCATTCAAGCATGGTGGGATTTAGATATCCGTGAAGTGCTGGGTGATGAAGCTGATGATTATATGAAAACGCCAGATACACTGGACGTTTGGTTTGATTCAGGATCAACACACTCAACAGTTGTTGATGCACGCCCTGAATTCCACGGTAATTCAGCAGATATGTACTTAGAAGGCTCTGACCAACATCGTGGTTGGTTTATGTCTTCACTGATGATCTCGACTGCAATCAAAGGTAAAGCGCCTTACCGTGAAGTATTAACACACGGTTTTACCGTAGATGGGCAAGGCCGTAAAATGTCTAAATCTATCGGTAACACAGTCAGTCCACAAGATGTAATGGATAAATTGGGTGCTGATATCCTACGTTTATGGGTCGCATCAACAGATTACACAGGCGAAATTGCCGTATCTGATGAAATCTTAAAACGTGCGGCTGATACTTATCGTCGTATTCGTAATACAGCGCGTTTCTTCTTAGCGAACTTAAACGGGTTTGATCCTGCAAAACACCAAGTTAAGCCAGAAGAGATGGTGACACTTGATCGCTGGGCAGTCGGTCGTGCAAAAGCCGCACAAGCGGATATCCTAAAACACTATGAAAATTATGATTTCCATAATGTTATTCAGCGCCTAATGCAATTCTGTTCAGTAGAAATGGGTTCTTTCTACTTAGATATCATTAAAGACAGACAGTACACCGCGAAAAGCGATAGCGTGGCTCGTCGTAGTTGCCAAACGGCGTTATTCCATATCAGTGAAGCCTTAGTTCGTTGGATGGCACCTGTTATGTCATTCACCGCTGATGAGATCTGGAATGAGTTGCCTGGTGAACGTGCAAAATATGTCTTAACGGAAGAATGGTATACCGATCTATTTGGCTTAGATGCATCAGAAACGTTAAATGATGACTATTGGGCTGAATTACTTGCCGTTCGTGGTGAAGTCAACAAAGTATTAGAGCAGGCTCGTACAGATAAACAGCTACGTGGATCTTTAGAAGCATCAGTCACTCTGTATGCTGATAAAGCGTTAGCAGATAAGTTAAATGCGTTAGGTAACGAACTGCGTTTTGTTTTATTAACTTCTCAAGCGAAAGTGGCAGATATTAATGAAGCACCAGAAACGGCATTAGCTTCTGATATGTCGGGTTTAAAAATTGTCCTTAACAAAGCCGATGGCGAAAAATGTCCTCGTTGCTGGCATTATGCGACAGATATCGGTCAAGTAGCGGAACACGCTGAATTATGCGGACGCTGTGTTACTAACGTAGCCGGTAACGGTGAAGAACGTAAGTTTGCTTAA
- the lspA gene encoding signal peptidase II: MKKTLCSTGLRWLWLAVAVVVLDLGTKQYFMQTFRLYESVAVMPFFNFTYAHNYGAAFSFLADKGGWQRWFFALIALAICITLLVMMYKNKASAKLSNVAYALIIGGALGNLSDRLIHGFVIDFLDIYIGDWHWPTFNIADMGICIGAGLIIIESFFPDKNVSPQDTKKQK, encoded by the coding sequence ATGAAGAAAACACTTTGCTCTACAGGTTTACGCTGGCTATGGCTAGCTGTCGCCGTAGTGGTGTTGGATTTAGGTACGAAACAGTATTTCATGCAGACATTTCGTCTGTATGAATCTGTTGCCGTGATGCCTTTTTTCAATTTCACTTACGCGCATAACTATGGTGCTGCCTTTAGCTTTTTAGCAGATAAAGGGGGATGGCAACGTTGGTTTTTTGCACTGATTGCATTGGCAATCTGTATTACCTTATTGGTAATGATGTATAAAAACAAAGCGAGTGCCAAACTAAGTAACGTTGCTTATGCGCTAATTATTGGCGGAGCATTGGGTAATCTCTCTGATCGTCTGATCCACGGGTTTGTCATCGATTTTCTTGATATTTATATTGGAGATTGGCATTGGCCTACCTTTAATATTGCTGATATGGGGATTTGTATCGGTGCTGGGCTTATTATTATTGAAAGTTTTTTCCCTGATAAAAATGTCAGTCCTCAAGATACAAAAAAGCAAAAGTAA
- the ispH gene encoding 4-hydroxy-3-methylbut-2-enyl diphosphate reductase, whose protein sequence is MQILLANPRGFCAGVDRAISIVDRALEIYGAPIYVRHEVVHNRYVVNDLRERGAIFIEEISEVPDNAILIFSAHGVSQAIRQEARSRNLTMLYDATCPLVTKVHMEVARASRKGKEAILIGHAGHPEVEGTMGQYNNPEGGMYLVESPADVWKLKVKDEDNLCFMTQTTLSVDDTSEVIDALNARFPKIIGPRKDDICYATTNRQEAARELAEKADVVFVVGSKNSSNSNRLAELAQRAGKPSYLIDSFEDIDESWVANANIVGVTAGASAPDILVQQVLERLKTFGADDVVELSGREENIVFEVPKELRLDYKVIE, encoded by the coding sequence ATGCAAATATTGCTGGCTAACCCACGAGGCTTTTGTGCGGGTGTTGACCGAGCTATCAGCATTGTTGATCGCGCTCTGGAAATCTATGGCGCACCTATTTATGTTCGTCACGAAGTTGTTCATAACCGCTATGTCGTTAATGACTTACGTGAACGCGGCGCTATCTTCATTGAAGAAATTTCAGAAGTACCCGATAACGCAATTTTAATTTTCTCTGCTCATGGGGTGTCTCAAGCTATTCGTCAAGAAGCTCGTTCACGTAATTTAACAATGCTTTATGATGCAACGTGTCCATTAGTTACTAAAGTTCATATGGAAGTGGCAAGAGCGAGCCGTAAAGGCAAAGAAGCGATATTAATAGGTCATGCAGGACACCCAGAAGTTGAAGGCACAATGGGGCAATACAATAACCCTGAAGGGGGAATGTATTTAGTTGAATCGCCAGCCGATGTGTGGAAATTAAAAGTGAAAGATGAAGACAATCTTTGCTTTATGACCCAAACAACGCTTTCTGTTGATGATACATCAGAAGTGATTGACGCTTTAAATGCGCGTTTCCCCAAAATTATTGGACCTCGTAAAGATGATATCTGCTACGCAACAACCAATCGTCAAGAAGCCGCGAGAGAGCTTGCTGAAAAAGCGGATGTTGTCTTTGTTGTTGGCTCTAAGAACTCATCAAACTCTAATCGCTTAGCAGAGCTTGCTCAGCGTGCGGGTAAGCCTTCTTATCTTATCGATAGCTTTGAAGATATTGATGAGTCATGGGTCGCTAATGCAAATATTGTTGGCGTTACGGCTGGGGCTTCAGCACCAGATATTTTGGTTCAACAAGTATTAGAGCGTTTAAAAACCTTTGGTGCTGATGACGTGGTCGAATTATCAGGGCGTGAAGAAAATATTGTTTTTGAAGTGCCTAAAGAGCTTCGCCTCGATTATAAAGTTATCGAATAA